The Candidatus Nanosynbacter lyticus genome window below encodes:
- a CDS encoding uridine monophosphate kinase, giving the protein MAKRILLKLSGEQLQGEFASGFDPKRARWIAEQIKPALSSGAEVVIMVGGGNYVRGNQIIGHGIQPVSAHNIGMLSTLMNAIALADVFNDAALPTRALSTVEINQFIDQYTFRRALSHIKKGRIVIVACGTGRPFLTTDTAALNLALEMQCDVVIKTTKVDGVYDKDPAKFPDAIKFDRLHYDQILTNPDITVMDKAAIGLAAEENKPVIICDLLTDGNIARAARGEIVGTLIS; this is encoded by the coding sequence ATGGCAAAACGTATCCTTCTCAAATTATCCGGCGAGCAGCTCCAGGGCGAGTTCGCCAGCGGCTTCGATCCTAAGCGGGCTCGTTGGATCGCCGAACAAATCAAACCGGCCTTGAGCAGCGGCGCCGAAGTCGTCATCATGGTTGGCGGCGGCAATTATGTCCGCGGCAACCAAATCATTGGCCACGGTATCCAGCCCGTCTCGGCCCATAACATCGGCATGCTCTCTACTCTGATGAACGCCATCGCTCTGGCCGATGTGTTCAACGACGCTGCCCTACCGACCCGCGCCCTGTCCACCGTGGAGATTAATCAATTCATCGACCAATACACCTTCCGCCGCGCCCTTAGTCATATCAAGAAGGGCCGCATCGTCATCGTTGCCTGTGGCACTGGCCGACCCTTCCTGACTACCGATACCGCCGCTCTCAACCTCGCCCTCGAGATGCAGTGCGACGTTGTGATCAAAACGACGAAAGTCGACGGTGTATACGACAAAGACCCAGCTAAATTCCCTGACGCCATTAAGTTCGATCGTCTTCATTACGACCAAATTCTCACCAATCCTGACATCACTGTTATGGACAAGGCCGCCATTGGACTGGCCGCCGAGGAGAACAAACCGGTCATCATCTGCGACCTGCTCACCGACGGCAACATCGCCCGGGCCGCTCGCGGCGAGATAGTCGGCACGCTGATTTCCTAG
- a CDS encoding MmcQ/YjbR family DNA-binding protein produces MTHKQFEEFILSLPGVWLDYPFGEDVAVYKFGKNNDGAGKMVALVAEGSKPLRVSLKCDPLLAENLREKYETVLPGYHLNKKHWNTIICSGQLSDEEIFDLVRLSYQLVAE; encoded by the coding sequence ATGACCCATAAACAATTTGAAGAGTTTATCCTGAGTTTGCCCGGTGTGTGGCTGGATTATCCGTTTGGCGAGGATGTTGCGGTGTATAAGTTTGGTAAGAATAATGACGGCGCAGGGAAGATGGTAGCTCTGGTGGCTGAGGGCTCGAAGCCGCTCAGGGTTAGTCTGAAGTGCGACCCACTACTGGCTGAGAATCTCCGCGAGAAGTACGAGACGGTGCTGCCGGGGTATCATCTGAATAAGAAGCATTGGAATACCATCATTTGCTCGGGGCAATTGAGTGATGAAGAAATTTTTGATTTGGTGCGGCTAAGTTATCAGCTGGTGGCGGAGTGA
- the orn gene encoding oligoribonuclease — protein sequence MKAKFKPQRILWLDMEMTGLDPVEDFPIEVAMIVTDWGFTEIAHFEGAAHWCSKKMQARFDKNKSFWYGDGAAAREQLIAQNKITKTTKAQLERDILAFLDEYFDDAPILLAGNSIHQDRRFIDHWFKKFSKRLHYRMLDVSAWKVVFEGKYGKKFAKPEDHRALEDIRGSIQELQYYLKKVKR from the coding sequence ATGAAAGCGAAATTCAAGCCGCAGCGAATTTTATGGCTGGATATGGAAATGACCGGGCTAGATCCGGTGGAGGATTTTCCGATTGAGGTGGCGATGATTGTGACCGACTGGGGGTTTACGGAAATTGCTCATTTTGAGGGTGCAGCGCACTGGTGTAGCAAGAAAATGCAAGCACGATTTGATAAGAATAAATCATTTTGGTATGGCGATGGTGCGGCTGCGCGAGAGCAGCTGATAGCGCAAAACAAGATCACCAAGACAACTAAGGCGCAGCTCGAGCGCGATATCTTGGCATTTTTGGATGAGTATTTTGATGATGCACCAATTTTATTGGCGGGTAATTCAATTCATCAAGACCGGCGCTTTATCGATCATTGGTTCAAGAAATTTTCAAAACGCCTCCACTACCGAATGCTGGATGTTAGTGCCTGGAAGGTGGTATTTGAAGGTAAATATGGCAAAAAATTTGCCAAGCCAGAGGATCATCGAGCGCTGGAGGACATCCGCGGTAGTATTCAAGAATTACAATATTATTTGAAGAAGGTGAAACGCTAG
- a CDS encoding MscL family protein — MAEKKVAKKATTKQTTAKKSIVKKPSVAALKEKAAAVKGHGGGFMTFIREQGVVGLAVGLAIGTAAGDTVKKLVTAFIDPLVQLIVGSQEGLQAASFSVEIAGRKGEFLYGAFVSSLITLLAVAFVVYAIIHFLKLDKLDKKKD; from the coding sequence ATGGCAGAGAAAAAAGTAGCCAAAAAGGCGACTACTAAACAGACGACCGCTAAGAAATCAATTGTGAAAAAACCAAGTGTGGCGGCACTGAAAGAAAAAGCGGCAGCAGTCAAGGGCCATGGCGGCGGTTTTATGACATTTATCCGTGAGCAGGGCGTGGTTGGCTTGGCTGTCGGTCTGGCGATCGGTACTGCGGCTGGTGACACGGTCAAGAAATTGGTGACAGCATTTATCGATCCGCTCGTTCAGCTGATTGTCGGCTCGCAGGAAGGTTTGCAGGCAGCATCATTCTCCGTTGAAATTGCTGGTCGTAAGGGTGAGTTTCTGTACGGCGCATTCGTTAGCTCGCTGATCACTTTGTTGGCGGTGGCGTTTGTGGTGTATGCAATTATTCACTTTTTGAAGCTGGATAAATTAGACAAGAAAAAAGACTAA